The following proteins come from a genomic window of Campylobacter sp. RM16189:
- a CDS encoding anaerobic ribonucleoside-triphosphate reductase activating protein — protein sequence MSAQNKPLQSITPFTTLDFPDKTACVAWFTGCNMRCAYCYNTAVVLGEGFVSEDEFLQFLDRRIGKLSGVVFSGGECTISSSFLPLAQEVKRRGFLLKVDTNGSNLKALKAALSENLIDYIALDFKAPRDKFQEVTKSNLYENFIQTLDFLILINFKFEVRTTVHADLLCEDDITNMSKTLHNHGYNGIYYLQKFLDTGENLGNLTTPQRKFDAKKIESNLKIELRNFN from the coding sequence GTGAGCGCACAAAATAAGCCGCTTCAATCCATAACTCCATTTACCACTCTTGATTTTCCCGATAAAACCGCGTGCGTAGCGTGGTTTACGGGGTGTAATATGCGCTGTGCCTACTGCTACAACACAGCTGTCGTGCTTGGCGAAGGCTTTGTGAGCGAAGATGAGTTTTTGCAGTTTTTAGATAGGCGCATAGGCAAGCTAAGCGGAGTTGTATTTAGCGGTGGAGAGTGTACTATCAGCAGCAGTTTTTTGCCTCTTGCTCAAGAAGTAAAAAGACGTGGATTTTTGCTTAAAGTTGATACCAACGGCTCAAATTTAAAGGCTTTAAAAGCGGCTTTGAGCGAAAATTTGATCGATTATATCGCACTTGATTTTAAAGCTCCTAGAGATAAATTTCAAGAGGTTACAAAGTCAAATTTATATGAGAATTTCATCCAAACGCTTGATTTTTTAATTCTGATAAATTTTAAATTCGAAGTTCGCACGACCGTACATGCGGATTTGCTTTGTGAAGATGACATTACAAATATGAGCAAAACACTGCATAATCACGGATACAATGGAATTTATTATCTGCAAAAATTTCTAGATACCGGTGAAAATTTAGGAAATTTAACTACTCCGCAAAGAAAATTCGACGCTAAAAAGATAGAGTCAAATTTAAAGATAGAGCTTAGAAATTTTAACTAA